A stretch of Nonomuraea africana DNA encodes these proteins:
- a CDS encoding VanZ family protein: MPLAVLAALTFARTRRRRGHSAPMRTAVADVGIVAGTAPWIWMILTPVHGRSGVSLVPFRDLATLASAPPATVFVQVGGNLLVFACLGALLPVRSARFAGLARVAAVAACASLTVELLQYGLRLGRFSSIDDVLVNTAGAVMAALVTRRWWSSR; the protein is encoded by the coding sequence GTGCCGCTGGCCGTACTGGCCGCCCTGACATTCGCCCGCACCCGCCGGCGCCGCGGACATTCCGCGCCCATGCGCACGGCGGTGGCCGACGTGGGCATCGTCGCAGGCACCGCGCCCTGGATCTGGATGATCCTCACGCCCGTCCACGGTCGGAGCGGTGTCAGTCTCGTCCCGTTCAGAGACCTCGCCACGCTCGCCTCCGCGCCACCCGCGACCGTGTTCGTGCAGGTCGGAGGCAACCTGCTGGTCTTCGCCTGCCTGGGCGCGCTGCTGCCCGTCCGCTCGGCGCGGTTCGCGGGGCTCGCCCGGGTGGCGGCCGTGGCGGCCTGCGCGTCGCTGACCGTCGAGCTCCTGCAGTACGGCCTGCGGCTCGGCCGCTTCTCCTCGATCGACGACGTGCTCGTCAACACCGCGGGAGCGGTCATGGCCGCTTTGGTTACTCGCCGCTGGTGGAGCTCCCGATAG
- a CDS encoding aldehyde dehydrogenase family protein yields MMSFEQVAHFIGGSWVAEGERFPSYDPMTGQVIRQVHEADHAVVDRAVGAARAAAPGWAALPVAERATWMRRLADGIEARFDDLVAVEIADTGKPLEQTRTLDIPRGAANFRAFAEIAAQRPAEAFHLPDVLSYTVRRPLGVVAVVVPWNLPFLLMTWKLGPALVAGNTVVVKPSENTPGSAALFAEICADVGLPPGVVNVIHGHGTTGQLLVSHEGVDGVTFTGSTRTGSSIMKSVADRVKPISFELGGKNAGLVFADADLDKAVEGSVRSVFTNGGQVCLCTERLYVERPIFEEFCARLSERAASVTQQPMISAAHQEKVLAAYARARDEGAKFLTGGGAPDRPGYFVEPTVVTGLPESSRFNTEEIFGPVCHVTPFDSESEAVALANASDYGLAATLWTTSLDRAHRVAQRLEAGLVWVNTWYLRDLRTPFGGVKLSGIGREGGTQSLDFYSEPTTITIKLECSDE; encoded by the coding sequence ATGATGTCATTTGAGCAGGTAGCCCACTTCATCGGTGGCTCATGGGTGGCCGAGGGCGAGCGATTTCCATCCTATGATCCGATGACCGGTCAGGTAATCAGGCAGGTCCACGAGGCGGACCACGCCGTGGTGGACAGGGCCGTGGGCGCGGCCAGGGCGGCGGCGCCCGGCTGGGCCGCGCTGCCGGTGGCCGAGCGGGCCACGTGGATGCGCCGCCTGGCCGACGGCATCGAGGCGCGCTTCGACGATCTCGTCGCGGTCGAGATCGCCGACACGGGCAAGCCCCTCGAGCAGACCCGCACGCTCGACATCCCGCGCGGCGCGGCCAACTTCCGCGCCTTCGCCGAGATCGCCGCCCAGCGCCCCGCCGAGGCGTTCCACCTGCCCGACGTGCTCAGCTACACGGTGCGCAGGCCGCTGGGCGTGGTCGCGGTCGTGGTGCCGTGGAACCTGCCGTTCCTGCTGATGACCTGGAAGCTCGGGCCCGCGCTGGTCGCGGGCAACACCGTCGTGGTCAAGCCGTCGGAGAACACCCCCGGATCCGCCGCCCTGTTCGCGGAGATCTGCGCCGACGTGGGCCTGCCGCCGGGGGTGGTCAACGTGATCCACGGCCACGGCACGACGGGGCAGCTCCTGGTCTCGCACGAGGGGGTCGACGGCGTGACCTTCACCGGCTCGACCCGCACCGGATCGTCGATCATGAAGTCGGTGGCCGACCGGGTCAAGCCGATCTCCTTCGAGCTCGGCGGCAAGAACGCGGGCCTGGTCTTCGCCGACGCCGACCTGGACAAGGCGGTCGAGGGAAGCGTGCGCTCGGTGTTCACCAACGGCGGCCAGGTGTGCCTGTGCACCGAACGGCTATACGTCGAGCGCCCGATCTTCGAGGAGTTCTGCGCCAGGCTGTCGGAGCGGGCCGCGTCGGTAACCCAGCAGCCGATGATCTCCGCGGCGCACCAGGAGAAGGTCCTCGCCGCCTACGCGCGGGCCCGCGACGAGGGCGCGAAGTTCCTGACCGGCGGCGGCGCGCCCGACCGGCCCGGATACTTCGTGGAACCCACCGTGGTGACCGGGCTGCCGGAGAGCTCGCGCTTCAACACGGAGGAGATCTTCGGCCCCGTCTGCCACGTGACCCCCTTCGACTCCGAGAGCGAGGCGGTCGCGCTGGCCAACGCCTCCGACTACGGACTGGCCGCCACTCTGTGGACGACGAGCCTCGACCGGGCCCACCGCGTGGCCCAGCGACTGGAGGCCGGGCTCGTCTGGGTCAACACCTGGTACCTGCGTGACCTGCGGACCCCGTTCGGCGGCGTCAAGCTGTCGGGCATCGGCCGCGAGGGCGGCACGCAGTCCCTCGACTTCTACTCAGAGCCCACCACGATCACGATCAAGCTGGAGTGTTCCGATGAATGA
- a CDS encoding ArsR/SmtB family transcription factor, with protein MGWWQINADTLAEGRFALSPLAEATAALFALEARVAGHPGQRAWLDAHLPAYRERLAADPITALLLRAAFGAAWTADFLTPAPTGEDDPSFEEELARVRRTPPATAVSDLAVSMAGPVPAELHRTDLPERAADLLEWVWRETVLPSWPQRRRVLDADIVARTRLLTQGGWAAALDGLRPGMRWLGEGRLRINTHDYPPRDLSGSRLLFVPVTPLTPRKGWIGWSLPHRYAVVYVCSGALADVDTVPVPEALGALIGPARAKVLILLGTPKSTTQLVALTGQGLGSVGRHLKILLDAHLVRRRRAGRSVLYYRTSTGDALAEAFDGQPAGSR; from the coding sequence ATGGGCTGGTGGCAGATCAACGCCGACACCCTGGCCGAGGGCCGGTTCGCGCTCTCTCCCCTGGCCGAGGCCACGGCGGCGCTCTTCGCGCTGGAGGCGCGCGTCGCGGGACATCCCGGCCAGCGCGCCTGGCTCGACGCCCATCTGCCCGCCTACAGGGAACGGCTGGCCGCCGACCCGATCACCGCGCTGCTCCTGCGGGCGGCGTTCGGCGCCGCGTGGACCGCCGACTTCCTCACCCCCGCCCCGACCGGCGAGGACGACCCCTCCTTCGAGGAGGAGCTGGCGCGCGTCCGCCGGACCCCGCCGGCAACCGCCGTCTCGGACCTGGCGGTGTCCATGGCCGGCCCCGTCCCCGCCGAGTTGCACCGCACCGACCTGCCCGAGCGCGCGGCCGACCTGCTGGAGTGGGTGTGGCGGGAGACCGTGCTCCCCTCATGGCCGCAGCGCAGGCGGGTCCTCGACGCCGACATCGTCGCCAGGACCCGGCTCCTCACGCAGGGCGGCTGGGCCGCGGCACTGGACGGCCTGCGACCGGGGATGCGCTGGCTCGGGGAGGGCAGGCTGCGGATCAACACCCACGACTACCCGCCCAGGGACCTGTCGGGCTCTCGCCTGCTGTTCGTGCCCGTCACCCCGCTCACGCCGAGAAAGGGCTGGATCGGGTGGAGTCTGCCGCACCGCTACGCCGTGGTGTACGTGTGCTCGGGCGCCCTGGCCGACGTGGACACCGTCCCCGTTCCCGAGGCGCTGGGCGCGCTGATCGGACCGGCCCGCGCGAAGGTGCTCATCCTGCTCGGCACACCGAAGAGCACGACGCAGCTGGTGGCGCTGACCGGTCAGGGGCTCGGCTCGGTGGGCCGCCACCTGAAGATCCTGCTCGACGCCCACCTCGTACGGCGCCGCCGTGCGGGCCGCTCGGTTCTCTACTACCGGACGAGCACGGGCGACGCCCTCGCCGAGGCCTTCGACGGGCAGCCCGCCGGATCACGGTGA
- a CDS encoding gamma carbonic anhydrase family protein — MYIAALDDGAVPDIHPDAYIAPGAVVVGRVRVGRGASVWYGSVLRGDDERVEIGEECNVQDLCCLHADPGEPAVLEPRVSLGHKAMVHGAHVETGALIGIGAIVLGGARIGAGTLVAAGALVGPGKKIPAGVLVAGVPGRVVRELTDDDRASFAQTPDRYMAKALRHRQASAV, encoded by the coding sequence ATGTACATCGCAGCACTGGACGACGGCGCAGTTCCTGACATTCACCCAGATGCCTACATCGCGCCTGGTGCGGTGGTCGTCGGCCGCGTCAGGGTCGGCAGGGGCGCCAGCGTCTGGTACGGCTCGGTCCTGCGCGGCGACGACGAACGCGTCGAGATCGGCGAGGAGTGCAACGTCCAGGACCTGTGCTGCCTGCACGCCGATCCGGGCGAGCCCGCCGTCCTCGAACCGAGGGTGAGCCTCGGGCACAAGGCGATGGTCCACGGCGCGCACGTCGAGACCGGCGCGCTGATCGGCATCGGCGCGATCGTGCTCGGCGGGGCCAGGATCGGGGCGGGCACCCTGGTGGCGGCGGGCGCGCTGGTCGGGCCGGGCAAGAAGATCCCCGCGGGCGTCCTGGTGGCGGGCGTGCCGGGCAGGGTGGTGCGCGAGCTCACCGACGACGACAGGGCGAGCTTCGCGCAGACTCCCGACCGGTACATGGCCAAGGCGCTCAGACACCGGCAGGCGTCAGCAGTTTGA
- a CDS encoding metal-sensitive transcriptional regulator translates to MHGYSGDKQAYLTRLRRIEGQIRGLQRMVEDDAYCIDILTQVSAATRALQAVALGLLEEHISHCVTDAINSGGPEAEAKVKEASAAIARLVRS, encoded by the coding sequence ATGCATGGGTACAGCGGAGACAAGCAGGCCTATCTGACCCGTCTGCGGCGGATCGAAGGTCAGATCAGGGGCCTGCAGCGCATGGTGGAGGACGATGCCTACTGCATCGACATCCTCACCCAGGTCTCGGCGGCCACGCGGGCGCTCCAGGCGGTGGCCCTCGGGCTGCTGGAGGAGCACATCTCCCACTGCGTGACCGACGCGATCAACTCCGGAGGCCCCGAGGCGGAGGCGAAGGTCAAGGAGGCGTCGGCGGCGATCGCTCGACTCGTCCGCTCGTGA
- a CDS encoding glycosyltransferase, with the protein MKVSLVLPSAYVMRGDVRAVLNLASDLAERHEVEVISVRRQKEKPFFPVSGRVSMRSLIDARPGSRQLLPRGQMRTEVALWRLVRTLRSDVLITTRPGISVQAARSAPRELVKIAWEWGRPAVPAPVKRFYPRLDAVVTSTEGARDDWRRLLETAGPAVHVVPDALPGGPWPRSRMDNRIVATGGRLVAARAYDRLIRAFAIVADKRPDWRLRLYGSGPEERRLRDLVRDLNLHNHVYFMGTTPDLAGEFAKASIVATTSRAETLGMTVLEAMGCGVPVVGFDGATGAAEYIVTGYNGVLVPEGEIELYASALLTLVDDDRRRRSLAAGALETATGHAAPEISAQWERLIADLR; encoded by the coding sequence GTGAAGGTCAGCCTCGTTCTCCCCTCCGCCTACGTCATGCGGGGAGATGTGCGCGCCGTCCTCAACCTCGCCTCCGACCTGGCCGAGCGGCACGAGGTCGAGGTCATCAGCGTCAGGCGGCAGAAGGAGAAGCCGTTCTTTCCGGTGAGCGGGCGGGTGTCGATGCGCTCACTGATCGACGCCAGGCCCGGGTCGAGGCAGTTGCTGCCGCGTGGCCAGATGCGCACCGAGGTGGCGCTGTGGCGGTTGGTGCGCACGCTCAGGAGTGATGTTCTCATCACCACCCGGCCCGGCATCAGTGTCCAGGCGGCCAGATCGGCCCCGAGGGAGCTGGTCAAGATCGCTTGGGAGTGGGGGCGGCCTGCCGTACCGGCGCCCGTGAAGCGGTTCTACCCCCGGCTCGACGCGGTGGTGACCTCCACCGAGGGGGCGAGGGACGACTGGCGGCGGCTGCTCGAGACCGCGGGTCCCGCGGTCCACGTGGTGCCCGACGCCCTGCCCGGCGGGCCGTGGCCGCGCTCGCGGATGGACAACAGGATCGTGGCGACCGGCGGGCGCCTGGTGGCCGCCCGCGCCTACGACCGGCTGATCAGGGCCTTCGCGATCGTGGCGGACAAGCGCCCCGACTGGCGGCTCAGGCTGTACGGCTCGGGCCCCGAGGAGCGCAGGCTGCGTGACCTGGTGCGCGACCTCAACCTGCACAACCACGTCTACTTCATGGGGACCACGCCCGACCTGGCAGGGGAGTTCGCCAAGGCGTCGATCGTGGCGACCACGTCACGCGCGGAGACGCTCGGGATGACCGTGCTGGAGGCGATGGGCTGCGGCGTGCCCGTGGTGGGTTTCGACGGCGCCACAGGCGCCGCCGAGTACATCGTCACCGGCTACAACGGCGTGCTCGTGCCCGAGGGGGAGATCGAGCTGTACGCCTCGGCCCTGCTCACGCTGGTCGACGACGATCGCAGGCGCAGATCGCTGGCGGCCGGAGCGCTCGAGACCGCCACGGGGCACGCGGCGCCCGAGATCTCGGCGCAGTGGGAACGGCTGATCGCCGACCTCCGCTGA
- a CDS encoding GntR family transcriptional regulator: MSESPVPHEPPIYRRIADGLRARILSGELRDGDRLPGENALMTEHGIARATARQALAVLINEGLAVPKRGSGVYVRQFKPIRRHGSRRLSREQWGQGRAIWDADTRGRPFTVDEVEVVRAQASEATAGVLDSTEVWIRRRRYSVDARPVQMATSYFPADLVEGSAITLADTGPGGVYARLRDLGLPPAHFTEEVRARMPHPAEARLLELPAGTPVIVISRTAYTTGGLPVEYNEMVLDSASYVLQYDFDA, encoded by the coding sequence GTGTCTGAATCCCCGGTACCCCACGAGCCCCCGATCTATCGCCGCATCGCCGACGGCCTGCGCGCCAGGATCCTGTCCGGCGAACTGCGCGACGGGGATCGACTACCGGGCGAGAACGCGCTCATGACGGAACACGGAATCGCTCGAGCCACCGCCCGCCAGGCGCTGGCCGTGCTGATCAACGAAGGGCTGGCGGTGCCGAAAAGAGGTTCGGGGGTTTATGTGCGACAGTTCAAGCCGATCCGCAGACACGGATCGCGCCGCCTGTCCCGTGAGCAATGGGGCCAGGGACGGGCGATCTGGGACGCCGACACGCGCGGCCGTCCCTTCACCGTGGACGAGGTGGAGGTCGTTCGCGCGCAGGCGAGCGAGGCGACCGCCGGCGTCCTCGACAGCACCGAGGTGTGGATCAGGCGCCGCCGCTACTCGGTGGACGCGAGACCCGTCCAGATGGCCACTTCCTACTTTCCCGCCGACCTGGTGGAAGGCAGCGCGATCACGCTGGCGGACACGGGACCCGGCGGTGTCTACGCGCGGTTGCGGGACCTCGGGCTGCCGCCCGCGCACTTCACCGAGGAGGTGCGGGCCCGGATGCCGCATCCCGCCGAGGCCCGCCTGCTCGAACTGCCAGCGGGCACCCCGGTGATCGTGATCTCCAGGACCGCCTACACGACCGGCGGCCTGCCGGTCGAATACAACGAGATGGTGCTCGACTCCGCCTCCTATGTACTCCAGTACGACTTCGACGCCTAG
- a CDS encoding DivIVA domain-containing protein translates to MTNHPESFPDLMQEDSFEVVMRGYSRRQVHDYMIRSRNQIRDLEERLARAIDQAEQGRIELAEARRRMVEAPQSYDDLSPRLAQILKLGEEEAAAKREDAEAEAKRLRETSSMEAERMVSSARETADNILTSAQAEAERRVGEATGAAERMLAQAGADAEETLTTARAEADETLRAARAESERLLTAARLEAEQTVESAREEAESTLGAARAEAAATLSNAQAEAQAALAAAQQRVDALDEHAGRRVTYLTDTHGEVVRRLNEISSVLGDLMRRENSSGPLIAAEPAAEEVEEVRMIVEEEPAAPAAPAEPADAQVSEDTDVNLGTLAHK, encoded by the coding sequence ATGACAAACCACCCCGAGAGCTTTCCCGACCTGATGCAGGAAGACTCCTTCGAAGTCGTCATGCGCGGCTACAGCCGTCGTCAGGTGCACGATTACATGATCCGCTCACGCAACCAGATCAGAGACCTGGAGGAGCGGCTGGCGCGCGCGATCGACCAGGCCGAGCAGGGCCGCATCGAGCTGGCCGAGGCCAGGCGCCGGATGGTCGAGGCTCCGCAGAGTTACGACGACCTCAGCCCGAGGCTGGCGCAGATCCTCAAGCTGGGCGAGGAGGAGGCGGCCGCCAAGCGCGAGGACGCGGAGGCCGAGGCCAAGAGGCTGCGCGAGACCTCCTCGATGGAGGCCGAGCGCATGGTCTCCTCCGCGCGCGAGACCGCCGACAACATCCTGACCAGCGCGCAGGCCGAGGCCGAGCGCCGCGTGGGCGAGGCGACGGGCGCGGCGGAGCGCATGCTGGCCCAGGCGGGTGCGGACGCCGAGGAGACCCTCACCACCGCCAGGGCCGAGGCCGACGAGACCCTGCGCGCGGCCAGGGCGGAGTCCGAGCGGTTGCTCACCGCCGCGCGGCTGGAGGCGGAGCAGACCGTGGAGAGCGCCCGCGAGGAGGCCGAGTCCACCCTGGGCGCGGCGCGTGCGGAGGCGGCGGCCACGCTGTCCAACGCGCAGGCCGAGGCGCAGGCGGCGCTCGCGGCCGCGCAGCAGCGGGTCGACGCGCTGGACGAGCACGCGGGACGGCGGGTCACCTACCTCACCGACACGCACGGTGAGGTCGTGCGCAGGCTCAACGAGATCAGCTCGGTGCTGGGCGACCTCATGCGCAGGGAGAACTCCTCGGGCCCGCTGATCGCCGCCGAGCCGGCCGCCGAGGAGGTCGAGGAGGTGCGGATGATCGTCGAAGAGGAGCCCGCAGCGCCCGCAGCGCCCGCCGAGCCCGCCGACGCGCAGGTCTCCGAGGACACCGACGTCAACCTGGGCACCCTGGCGCACAAGTAG
- a CDS encoding IclR family transcriptional regulator gives MRSVTRNPDRLSMLEKSWLVLDAFRPTGGPLRLIDVAQHCHLPKTTAFRLLTELTEIGAVARKENGYYLGRRLFELGSIVPLERDLRHAALPFMHDLYEATRETIHLGVRDGLDVVYVEKIRGHESFSLPSRVGGRLPLTCTGVGKALLAYSEPEFIEEVLARPLRRLTPHSIVDPKRLEEVIGQVQAAGLAYEREEAQRGGACIAAPVFSGGAVVAALSVSVPLARFHPTRLAPAVKTAALGVSRALTRSI, from the coding sequence ATGCGTTCCGTGACACGGAACCCGGACCGTCTGTCGATGCTGGAGAAGTCGTGGCTGGTGCTGGACGCGTTCCGTCCCACCGGTGGCCCGCTCAGGCTCATCGATGTCGCCCAGCACTGCCATCTGCCCAAGACCACCGCCTTCCGGCTGCTCACCGAGCTGACCGAGATCGGCGCGGTCGCACGCAAGGAGAACGGCTACTACCTCGGCCGCCGGTTGTTCGAGCTCGGTAGCATCGTCCCTCTCGAACGCGACCTGCGCCACGCCGCCCTGCCGTTCATGCACGATCTCTACGAGGCCACCCGCGAGACGATCCACCTGGGCGTGCGCGACGGGCTCGACGTCGTCTACGTGGAGAAGATCCGCGGCCACGAGTCGTTCTCGCTGCCCTCACGGGTGGGTGGACGGCTGCCGCTCACCTGCACCGGCGTGGGCAAGGCGCTGCTGGCCTACTCGGAGCCCGAGTTCATCGAGGAGGTGCTCGCCCGTCCGCTGCGCAGGCTGACCCCGCACTCGATCGTGGATCCGAAGCGCCTGGAGGAGGTCATCGGCCAGGTCCAGGCGGCGGGGCTGGCCTACGAGCGCGAGGAGGCACAGCGGGGAGGGGCGTGCATCGCCGCGCCGGTCTTCAGCGGAGGAGCCGTGGTCGCCGCGCTGTCGGTGTCGGTGCCGCTGGCCCGCTTCCACCCGACCCGGCTGGCGCCCGCGGTGAAGACGGCGGCGCTCGGAGTGTCGCGGGCGCTGACCAGATCCATCTGA
- a CDS encoding (Fe-S)-binding protein, translating into MLWVAIIGLAMTVAAVAVAGRRALFLFKLATVGPPAPERIEYAKAHAGDEAKAQLVEVFGQKKLLKWTPSGVAHFFVMWAFFILLTVYIEAYGAIIQGAVTGRPNFHIPLIGQWSVLGFLQDFIAVACLLGLVAFAVIRVKNSPKTLGRKSRFSGSHLGGAWLVLFMIFNIIWTLFLARGVAAANNNLPYDGGAFVSLALGNVLPASPLLEEIALLLHIGFMLVFLVIVVNSKHLHIFTAPLNVLFSRRPDGLGAAPEMRVDGKPVDFEDEDLDPEKLGRGKIGDTTWKGFLDFYSCTECGRCQSQCPAWNTDKPLSPKMLILDQRDHAFKVAPYLLQGDTSHADTDVLALLEKPLVGEEGVIHPDVLWSCTNCGACVEQCPVDIEHIDHILDMRRYQVMVESSFPSEAGVMVKNLENKGNPWGMSEMKRADWIEELDFEVTLIDEKMPEDTEYLFWVGCAGALEDRAKKTTKAVAELLHIAGVKFAVLGPAEACTGDPARRLGMEFLFNMLAQQNIETLNEAGVKKIVATCPHCFNTLANEYPQLGGTYEVVHHTQLLAKLVDEGKLTPITPIEEKITYHDPCFLGRHNKVYSQPRDIMSKVPGVQTQEMHRHKDRGFCCGAGGARMWMEERIGKRINTERVDEALTTNPDTVSTACPFCMVMLGDAINEKKNSGEAKETLEVVDVAQLLIKSVKG; encoded by the coding sequence GTGCTCTGGGTAGCCATCATCGGGCTCGCGATGACCGTCGCGGCGGTCGCCGTGGCGGGCCGTCGAGCGCTGTTCCTGTTCAAGCTGGCCACGGTCGGCCCGCCGGCGCCCGAGCGCATCGAGTACGCCAAGGCGCACGCGGGCGACGAGGCCAAGGCCCAGCTGGTCGAGGTGTTCGGCCAGAAGAAGCTGCTGAAGTGGACACCCTCGGGCGTCGCGCACTTCTTCGTCATGTGGGCCTTCTTCATCCTGCTGACCGTCTACATCGAGGCGTACGGCGCGATCATCCAGGGCGCGGTCACTGGGCGGCCGAACTTCCACATCCCGCTGATCGGGCAGTGGTCGGTCCTGGGCTTCCTCCAGGACTTCATCGCGGTCGCGTGTCTGCTCGGCCTCGTGGCGTTCGCGGTGATCCGCGTCAAGAACTCGCCGAAGACGCTGGGCCGCAAGTCGCGCTTCTCCGGCTCCCACCTCGGCGGCGCGTGGCTCGTCCTGTTCATGATCTTCAACATCATCTGGACGCTGTTCCTGGCCCGCGGCGTCGCGGCGGCCAACAACAACCTCCCCTACGACGGCGGCGCCTTCGTCTCGCTGGCCCTGGGGAACGTGCTGCCCGCCAGTCCGCTGCTCGAAGAGATCGCCCTGCTCCTGCACATCGGCTTCATGCTGGTGTTCCTGGTCATCGTGGTGAACTCCAAGCACCTGCACATCTTCACCGCGCCGCTGAACGTGCTGTTCTCCCGCCGCCCCGACGGCCTGGGCGCCGCGCCCGAGATGCGCGTGGACGGCAAGCCCGTCGACTTCGAGGACGAGGACCTCGACCCCGAGAAGCTGGGCAGGGGGAAGATCGGCGACACGACGTGGAAGGGCTTCCTCGACTTCTACTCCTGCACCGAGTGCGGCCGGTGCCAGTCGCAGTGTCCCGCCTGGAACACCGACAAGCCGCTGTCGCCGAAGATGCTCATCCTCGACCAGCGCGACCACGCCTTCAAGGTCGCGCCGTACCTGCTGCAGGGCGACACCAGCCACGCCGACACCGACGTGCTGGCGCTGCTGGAGAAGCCGCTGGTCGGCGAGGAGGGCGTCATCCACCCCGACGTCCTGTGGTCCTGCACCAACTGTGGCGCCTGCGTCGAGCAGTGCCCGGTGGACATCGAGCACATCGACCACATCCTCGACATGCGCCGCTACCAGGTGATGGTGGAGTCGTCGTTCCCGTCCGAGGCGGGAGTGATGGTGAAGAACCTGGAGAACAAGGGCAACCCGTGGGGCATGTCCGAGATGAAGCGGGCCGACTGGATCGAGGAGCTTGACTTCGAGGTCACGCTCATCGACGAGAAGATGCCCGAGGACACCGAGTACCTGTTCTGGGTCGGCTGTGCCGGAGCCCTGGAGGACCGGGCCAAGAAGACCACGAAGGCCGTCGCCGAACTGCTCCACATCGCGGGCGTGAAGTTCGCGGTGCTCGGTCCCGCCGAGGCGTGCACCGGTGACCCGGCCCGCCGCCTGGGCATGGAGTTCCTCTTCAACATGCTCGCCCAGCAGAACATCGAGACGCTGAACGAGGCGGGCGTGAAGAAGATCGTGGCGACCTGCCCCCACTGCTTCAACACGCTGGCCAACGAGTACCCGCAGCTCGGCGGCACCTACGAGGTCGTGCACCACACGCAGCTGCTCGCCAAGCTGGTGGACGAGGGCAAGCTCACCCCGATCACGCCGATCGAGGAGAAGATCACCTACCACGACCCGTGCTTCCTCGGCCGCCACAACAAGGTCTACAGCCAGCCCCGCGACATCATGTCGAAGGTGCCGGGCGTTCAGACGCAGGAGATGCACCGGCACAAGGACAGGGGCTTCTGCTGCGGCGCGGGTGGCGCGCGCATGTGGATGGAGGAGCGCATCGGCAAGCGCATCAACACCGAGCGCGTGGACGAGGCGCTGACCACGAATCCCGACACGGTCTCCACCGCCTGCCCGTTCTGCATGGTGATGCTGGGCGACGCGATCAACGAGAAGAAGAACAGCGGCGAGGCCAAGGAGACGCTGGAGGTCGTCGACGTGGCCCAGCTGTTGATCAAGTCTGTCAAGGGCTGA
- a CDS encoding MFS transporter: MRTYRELFGTPEFTPFFLTASAQVAATTASGLALGTLVYAATGSPLLSALSMFGASLAQVVGAAVLLSAADRMPPRFALTALALVAALGTAAQALPGLPLWVIFAILLALGMAGSLGGGVRLGLLDEILPESGYVLGRSVLNISTGAMQICGFALGGVLLSVLSARGTLVAAAGLYLVAAGLARFGLSRRPARAEGRPSVAATWRANAWLWSSPPRRYVYLALWVPNGLIVGCESLFVPYAPGHAGLLFAFAAFGMLVGDAAIGRLVPHRWRARLGSPLRLLLAVPYLLLLLDPPLPVALAVVTLASAGYSASLLLQERLVALTPPHARGQALGLGSSGVLTMQGVGAALAGAVAQHTSPATAMAVMAVASVAVTVFLAPRLRDSPREGGAVRSGRKPPPPIGSETSAPGGPVPEPPRR; encoded by the coding sequence ATGCGGACGTATCGCGAACTGTTCGGGACACCGGAGTTCACCCCGTTCTTCCTCACCGCCTCGGCCCAGGTGGCGGCCACGACGGCGAGCGGGCTCGCGCTCGGCACGCTCGTCTACGCGGCCACGGGGTCGCCGCTGCTGTCCGCGCTCAGCATGTTCGGCGCCTCCCTCGCCCAGGTGGTGGGCGCGGCGGTGCTGCTGTCGGCCGCCGACAGGATGCCTCCGCGCTTCGCGCTGACGGCTCTCGCCCTGGTGGCGGCGCTCGGCACCGCGGCGCAGGCGCTGCCGGGGCTGCCGCTGTGGGTCATCTTCGCGATCCTGCTGGCGCTCGGGATGGCCGGCTCGCTCGGCGGCGGGGTGCGGCTGGGCCTGCTCGACGAGATCCTCCCCGAGAGCGGCTACGTGCTGGGCCGCTCGGTGCTCAACATCTCGACGGGCGCGATGCAGATCTGCGGGTTCGCGCTGGGCGGGGTGCTGCTGAGCGTCCTTTCCGCGCGCGGCACGCTGGTGGCGGCGGCGGGTCTCTACCTGGTCGCGGCGGGGCTGGCCAGGTTCGGGCTGAGCAGGCGACCGGCCCGAGCGGAAGGACGGCCGTCGGTGGCCGCGACCTGGCGGGCCAACGCGTGGCTCTGGTCGTCGCCGCCCCGCAGGTACGTCTACCTGGCGTTGTGGGTGCCGAACGGGCTGATCGTCGGGTGCGAGTCGCTGTTCGTGCCCTACGCGCCCGGGCACGCGGGGCTGCTGTTCGCCTTCGCCGCGTTCGGGATGCTGGTGGGCGACGCGGCGATCGGCCGGCTCGTTCCGCACCGGTGGAGGGCCCGGCTCGGGTCGCCGCTCAGGTTGCTGCTGGCCGTGCCCTATCTGCTCCTCCTGCTGGATCCCCCGCTGCCCGTGGCACTGGCCGTGGTGACGCTGGCGTCGGCCGGCTACTCGGCGAGCCTGCTGCTCCAGGAGCGCCTGGTGGCGCTCACGCCGCCGCACGCCCGTGGTCAGGCCCTCGGGCTGGGGTCGTCGGGGGTGCTCACCATGCAGGGCGTGGGCGCGGCGCTCGCCGGCGCCGTCGCCCAGCACACCTCGCCCGCGACGGCGATGGCGGTCATGGCGGTGGCCTCGGTCGCGGTGACCGTCTTCCTGGCGCCTCGGCTGCGCGACTCCCCGCGGGAGGGCGGCGCCGTACGTTCAGGGCGGAAGCCCCCGCCCCCGATAGGGTCGGAGACTTCCGCGCCTGGGGGCCCGGTGCCGGAGCCGCCGAGACGCTGA